The following are encoded in a window of Fluviibacter phosphoraccumulans genomic DNA:
- a CDS encoding aspartate kinase: protein MALIVQKYGGTSVANPERIQNVARRIAAFRNDGHDVVVVVSAMSGETNRLIALAKALQNNPDPREMDVILSTGEQVTIGLLCMALKEIGVDAVSYTGGQVKILTDDSHMKARILSIDDAPMRADLKAGRVVVVAGFQGVDEKGNITTLGRGGSDTTGVALAAALKADECQIYTDVDGVYTTDPRVVPEARKLDTITFEEMLEMASLGSKVLQIRSVEFAGKYKVKLRVLSSFEEYGQGGEGTLITVEDNKNMEQAIISGIAFNRDEAKLTVLGVPDKPGIAYQILGPIAEANIDVDIIIQNVGRDGTTDFSFTVNRGDFEKAKGILEEVRKHIGAREVLGDNKTCKVSAVGVGMRSHPGVASQMFRALAEEGINLQMISTSEIKISVVIDEKYLELAVRVLHRTFGLDQAK, encoded by the coding sequence ATGGCTCTCATCGTTCAGAAATACGGCGGCACTTCGGTCGCCAACCCCGAGCGCATCCAGAACGTGGCTCGTCGTATTGCGGCTTTCCGCAATGACGGACACGATGTGGTGGTCGTGGTTTCCGCCATGAGTGGCGAAACCAACCGCCTCATTGCTCTGGCCAAGGCGCTACAGAACAACCCAGACCCGCGCGAGATGGATGTCATCCTCTCTACGGGCGAGCAGGTCACGATCGGCCTGCTTTGTATGGCGTTGAAAGAAATCGGCGTTGATGCAGTCAGCTACACGGGTGGCCAGGTCAAGATCCTGACCGATGACAGCCACATGAAGGCGCGCATCCTATCGATTGACGATGCGCCCATGCGCGCCGACCTCAAGGCTGGCCGTGTCGTGGTCGTTGCCGGCTTCCAGGGCGTAGACGAAAAGGGCAACATCACCACCTTGGGTCGTGGTGGTTCTGACACCACCGGTGTGGCACTGGCCGCTGCGCTTAAAGCCGACGAATGCCAGATCTACACCGACGTCGATGGCGTTTACACCACCGACCCGCGCGTTGTACCCGAGGCCCGCAAGCTGGATACCATTACCTTTGAAGAAATGCTGGAAATGGCCAGCCTGGGGTCTAAGGTGCTGCAGATCCGCTCGGTGGAGTTCGCCGGTAAATACAAGGTCAAGCTACGCGTATTGTCGAGCTTTGAAGAATACGGTCAGGGCGGCGAAGGCACCCTGATCACAGTTGAGGACAACAAGAACATGGAACAAGCCATCATCTCCGGCATTGCCTTTAACCGCGACGAAGCCAAGCTCACAGTGCTCGGCGTTCCCGACAAGCCCGGTATTGCTTATCAGATCCTCGGCCCAATCGCTGAGGCCAACATCGATGTCGATATCATCATCCAGAACGTTGGGCGCGATGGCACAACCGATTTCTCGTTTACCGTGAATCGTGGTGACTTCGAAAAGGCCAAGGGCATTCTGGAAGAAGTGCGCAAACACATCGGCGCTCGTGAAGTGCTGGGTGACAACAAGACCTGTAAAGTATCGGCCGTAGGCGTAGGCATGCGCTCGCATCCAGGCGTTGCCAGCCAGATGTTCCGCGCATTGGCCGAAGAGGGCATTAACCTGCAGATGATTTCTACGTCGGAAATCAAAATCTCTGTCGTCATCGACGAAAAGTACTTAGAACTGGCCGTTCGCGTCCTGCACCGTACTTTTGGCCTCGATCAGGCAAAGTAA
- a CDS encoding PGDYG domain-containing protein codes for MLHLDNIDLTLDPAAAHYLKTEVVQVVFAPEPGELISLEGPNKYHTGDAIITGCTGDRWSVDRHRFDAKYQAVAPTQDGNDGDYTAKPVPVLAKQIHEPFTAARSAGRDVLRGEAGDWLMQYGPGDFGVCGQSRFAKVYQRVS; via the coding sequence ATGTTGCATCTAGATAACATTGACCTCACGCTCGACCCCGCCGCTGCGCACTACCTTAAAACCGAAGTGGTGCAGGTAGTGTTTGCGCCGGAGCCGGGTGAATTGATCAGTCTGGAAGGCCCCAACAAATATCACACCGGTGATGCGATTATCACCGGCTGTACGGGAGACCGCTGGAGCGTGGATCGGCATCGCTTCGATGCCAAGTATCAGGCGGTAGCCCCGACACAAGACGGTAACGACGGTGATTACACCGCCAAGCCCGTGCCCGTACTAGCCAAGCAGATTCACGAGCCATTCACGGCAGCGCGTTCCGCCGGGCGTGATGTGCTGCGCGGTGAAGCAGGGGATTGGCTCATGCAATATGGCCCTGGCGATTTCGGGGTGTGCGGCCAGAGCCGTTTTGCCAAGGTGTATCAGCGGGTCAGCTGA
- a CDS encoding helix-turn-helix domain-containing protein, with amino-acid sequence MTTTNRKRFKEKADSATRPAPLKGMLSLSPKELRIKLGLTQGGFWSPVGVSQSGGSRYESGRKLPAAISALLHLVHIEGVDLSSIKGQHTLVGRYLSEQDPEMYAKLLKAAQDSQC; translated from the coding sequence ATGACCACGACAAACCGTAAGCGCTTCAAGGAAAAGGCTGATTCAGCCACGAGGCCCGCCCCGCTCAAGGGAATGCTCAGTCTTTCCCCTAAGGAGCTGCGTATCAAGCTTGGTTTAACGCAAGGCGGTTTCTGGTCTCCTGTGGGTGTTTCTCAGAGTGGTGGTTCGCGTTATGAATCAGGCAGAAAGTTGCCTGCAGCGATTAGCGCACTACTCCACCTGGTCCATATAGAAGGCGTTGATCTCAGCTCAATCAAAGGCCAACACACGCTGGTCGGTCGTTATCTGAGCGAACAGGACCCGGAGATGTACGCCAAACTACTCAAAGCTGCGCAGGATTCGCAGTGCTGA
- a CDS encoding DUF262 domain-containing protein encodes MDSKEISERFSLAQNSLVIQQSDFSLTAIYDMVSKNSIDITPHYQRRDRWNTEKQSALIESFFLNVPVPPVYLSEDDYGRYSVIDGKQRITAICDFLKGSLRLKNLKKFPELDGLHFQDLPLQLQSALTVRPYIRVTTLLKQSDDQLKYEVFLRLNTGGDKLKPQEIRNVAYSGPLNDLLFELSNCVFLRERMKIFGDKSPAFRSMEDLEHVLRFFTVSAGWEQMRHPLAEEMDLFMSEHRNGNINRLREEFVRALDGCQSIWGEHAFHKPTLGGWREQFISPLYDAQMVAVSLITDADLLQLHQKQQVVIDATRFLFDNDPEFVKSVSQSTNNAASIRRRVSTVKGMLESLLRA; translated from the coding sequence ATGGATTCAAAAGAGATATCAGAGCGCTTCAGTCTTGCACAGAACAGCCTCGTAATTCAGCAGTCAGACTTCTCCCTAACAGCCATCTACGACATGGTTTCGAAGAATTCGATTGATATCACACCACACTATCAAAGACGAGATCGTTGGAATACCGAAAAGCAGTCTGCATTGATTGAGTCATTCTTCCTTAATGTTCCAGTCCCTCCAGTATATCTTTCGGAAGATGACTACGGCCGGTACAGCGTAATTGATGGGAAACAACGCATTACAGCGATATGCGACTTCCTAAAGGGAAGCCTCCGCTTGAAGAACCTCAAGAAATTTCCAGAGCTAGACGGGCTTCACTTCCAGGATCTGCCCTTGCAGTTACAGAGCGCACTAACTGTTAGGCCATACATTCGGGTAACAACACTCCTCAAGCAGTCAGATGATCAACTTAAATATGAAGTGTTCCTTCGACTCAATACTGGTGGGGACAAGTTAAAGCCTCAGGAAATTCGTAATGTAGCTTATTCGGGGCCTCTCAATGATTTGCTTTTTGAACTATCAAATTGTGTTTTTTTGCGAGAAAGAATGAAAATCTTCGGTGATAAATCACCGGCCTTTAGAAGCATGGAGGACTTGGAGCATGTACTTCGCTTCTTTACCGTTTCCGCTGGTTGGGAGCAGATGCGTCACCCTCTCGCTGAGGAGATGGACTTGTTTATGTCAGAGCATCGTAATGGGAATATAAATCGCCTTCGCGAAGAATTTGTTCGAGCATTAGATGGCTGCCAATCCATTTGGGGGGAACATGCGTTTCATAAACCCACTCTGGGTGGCTGGAGAGAACAATTCATATCTCCGCTCTACGATGCTCAAATGGTTGCGGTTTCTTTGATAACTGACGCCGATCTCCTACAGCTGCATCAAAAACAGCAGGTGGTGATAGACGCGACCAGGTTCCTGTTTGATAATGACCCAGAGTTCGTCAAGTCGGTGTCTCAATCAACGAACAACGCAGCATCAATAAGACGTCGAGTCTCTACCGTTAAAGGCATGCTTGAATCCCTATTGAGGGCATGA
- the queD gene encoding 6-carboxytetrahydropterin synthase QueD, whose product MRITRRLEFDAGHRIPDHRSQCRHLHGHRYALEITLSGEVIERNGDPANGMVMDFGDIKTIALREVVELWDHAFLVYAGDKQVRDFLESMTDHKTVVLDVVPTAENLATLAFRLLEPHYKHAYGNNLKLVQVRLFETPNCWADAIAPIDFVEPKP is encoded by the coding sequence ATGCGTATCACCCGTCGGCTGGAGTTTGACGCCGGCCACCGTATTCCTGATCACCGTAGTCAGTGCCGTCATCTGCACGGACACCGCTATGCCCTGGAAATTACGCTGTCGGGTGAGGTGATTGAGCGCAACGGGGATCCGGCTAACGGCATGGTGATGGATTTTGGCGATATCAAAACTATTGCCCTGCGTGAGGTTGTCGAATTGTGGGATCACGCATTTCTTGTTTACGCCGGGGATAAACAAGTCCGTGACTTCCTGGAAAGCATGACCGATCACAAGACGGTGGTGCTGGATGTGGTGCCTACCGCCGAGAACCTGGCAACCCTAGCTTTCCGCTTACTGGAACCGCACTACAAACACGCTTACGGCAACAACCTGAAGCTGGTTCAAGTGCGGCTGTTCGAAACGCCCAACTGCTGGGCAGATGCGATTGCGCCGATCGACTTTGTCGAACCCAAACCCTAA
- a CDS encoding radical SAM protein has product MTASNDPRNAQAPQPVRWLTFSDHDPDFLNLTYVYPVLSRRMQGISIGINLNTNNACNWACVYCQVPGLHRGDAPEVNLPLLEAELKGLLDNPALSPMIPPDTPAAMREIRDIAFSGNGEPTSSPQFLQAVDIAKRQRDAHGLKIPLVLITNGSLMLRPEVQEGIRALKEAGGVVWFKVDRLLPESMKQINGISYKPEQIQHRLDVACSLAPVWLQTCWVAWDGKAPGAEDEAAYLEFVARNAHQIQGVHLYGLARPSLQPEAPHLTALNAETMNAWAERIRATGVKVQISI; this is encoded by the coding sequence ATGACTGCCTCGAACGATCCGCGTAATGCCCAAGCTCCCCAGCCTGTGCGCTGGCTAACCTTTAGCGACCACGATCCGGATTTTCTGAATCTGACCTATGTGTACCCGGTGCTCTCGCGCCGCATGCAGGGCATTTCCATCGGCATCAACCTCAATACCAATAACGCCTGTAACTGGGCCTGCGTCTACTGTCAGGTGCCCGGGCTGCATCGGGGCGATGCGCCGGAAGTAAACCTGCCGCTCCTGGAAGCCGAGCTAAAAGGCTTGCTGGATAACCCGGCGCTGAGCCCGATGATTCCACCGGATACGCCGGCGGCGATGCGAGAGATTCGCGATATCGCCTTTTCCGGGAACGGGGAGCCAACGAGCTCACCTCAGTTTCTACAAGCTGTTGACATTGCCAAACGCCAACGCGATGCGCACGGCCTGAAGATTCCGCTGGTACTGATTACCAACGGCAGCCTCATGCTGCGCCCAGAAGTGCAGGAAGGTATTCGTGCGCTCAAAGAGGCGGGCGGCGTTGTCTGGTTCAAAGTCGATCGTCTGTTGCCTGAATCCATGAAACAGATCAACGGCATCAGCTATAAGCCGGAACAGATACAACACCGCCTGGATGTGGCTTGCTCGCTGGCGCCGGTATGGCTACAAACCTGCTGGGTGGCGTGGGACGGTAAAGCGCCGGGTGCAGAAGACGAAGCTGCTTATCTAGAATTCGTAGCGCGTAATGCCCACCAGATACAGGGCGTGCATCTTTATGGCTTGGCGCGGCCTTCATTACAGCCCGAGGCACCGCATTTAACGGCCTTGAATGCCGAAACAATGAACGCCTGGGCGGAGCGCATCCGCGCCACAGGCGTTAAAGTTCAAATCAGTATCTAA
- a CDS encoding nucleotidyltransferase domain-containing protein, which translates to MRPLNEQQRLNLIDSSQLYEAYEQARHQSLSHKYGMNWKTARGREYLFRASDATGHGRSLGVRSAETEAIYEAFNAGKIRAEERYKAIKLRIQEQARLNKAVRLGRMPKIVSDILDKLDQSAARNDFRLVGTHALWAYESMAAVQFSKEVLASGDVDLLYDPRKKLSLISKRMDNNGLIGLLRKADKTFEPMKKNGFRAVNDDGFMVDLIIPEREMRDNEIVRFAEDDLCAAEVPSLKWLCNAPVEEIVVIAANGKPVRLRVPDPRAFMVHKAWLSEQINRQPVKKQRDLLQAELVFQALREHLPNYPIQPEHLRYLPK; encoded by the coding sequence ATGCGGCCGCTAAACGAACAGCAGCGCCTGAACCTGATTGATAGCAGCCAGCTCTACGAAGCGTATGAGCAGGCGCGCCATCAATCTTTGTCGCACAAGTATGGCATGAATTGGAAAACCGCGAGGGGCCGCGAATATCTGTTTCGTGCTTCGGATGCCACAGGTCATGGCCGATCGTTAGGCGTACGCTCTGCTGAAACTGAAGCGATTTATGAAGCCTTTAATGCCGGAAAAATTCGGGCTGAAGAACGCTACAAAGCCATCAAATTACGCATTCAAGAACAAGCACGCCTAAACAAAGCCGTCCGCCTTGGCCGGATGCCTAAAATCGTGTCGGACATTCTAGATAAGCTTGATCAATCGGCTGCGAGAAATGACTTCCGACTCGTAGGCACCCATGCCTTATGGGCTTATGAAAGCATGGCCGCCGTTCAATTCTCCAAAGAAGTACTGGCCTCAGGCGATGTCGATCTACTTTACGATCCCAGGAAAAAGCTTTCGTTGATCAGCAAGCGGATGGACAACAACGGTTTGATCGGTTTGCTACGCAAAGCAGACAAAACCTTTGAACCGATGAAGAAGAATGGTTTCCGAGCCGTTAACGATGATGGCTTTATGGTGGACCTGATTATTCCGGAACGGGAAATGCGGGATAACGAAATCGTCCGGTTTGCCGAAGACGATCTCTGTGCGGCCGAGGTGCCTTCACTCAAATGGCTCTGTAACGCACCGGTAGAGGAAATCGTTGTGATTGCAGCCAACGGTAAGCCAGTGCGCTTACGCGTTCCCGACCCGAGAGCCTTTATGGTCCACAAAGCCTGGCTTTCAGAACAGATCAACCGGCAACCCGTGAAGAAACAACGGGACTTGTTGCAAGCCGAACTTGTATTCCAGGCACTGCGGGAACATCTACCTAACTATCCCATCCAGCCTGAACATCTGCGTTACTTACCCAAGTAG
- a CDS encoding 5'-nucleotidase: protein MAASLTNQLVVALSSRALFDFEAENKVFEDGDDSAYMALQLSRLDEIANPGCAFPLVKKLLALNTPEEQRVEVVIVSRNDPVSGLRIFRSAEHHELNLTRGVFTRGSPAYRYLKPLGAKLFLSAHEHDVRAALEAGFPAARVFAQSMTEADKHPNEIRIAFDGDAVLFSDEAERVFKKDGLPAFTAHERSKALQPLPPGPFKPLLDAIHKLQQETAQNSPIRIRTALVTARSAPAHERAIRTLMQWNISIDEAMFLGGLEKGPFLKEFEPDFFFDDQTGHCESATQAGPVGHVISGIANQSE, encoded by the coding sequence ATGGCCGCATCTCTCACTAATCAGCTTGTCGTAGCCCTATCTTCCAGAGCCCTGTTTGACTTCGAAGCAGAGAACAAAGTATTTGAGGACGGTGATGACTCGGCCTACATGGCACTGCAACTATCCCGCTTAGACGAAATCGCCAATCCGGGCTGTGCATTTCCTCTGGTAAAGAAGCTACTCGCGCTCAACACACCAGAGGAGCAACGAGTAGAGGTTGTCATCGTTTCCCGTAATGACCCTGTATCTGGCCTACGGATATTCCGGTCAGCAGAGCACCATGAACTGAATCTGACCAGAGGGGTCTTTACCCGTGGAAGCCCCGCCTACCGTTATCTCAAGCCGCTTGGAGCCAAGCTGTTTCTGTCTGCCCACGAGCATGACGTCAGAGCAGCCTTGGAAGCAGGATTCCCAGCCGCCCGTGTATTCGCTCAATCGATGACCGAAGCAGACAAGCACCCCAACGAAATACGAATTGCCTTCGATGGTGACGCAGTACTGTTCTCAGATGAGGCGGAACGTGTATTCAAGAAGGACGGATTACCCGCATTTACGGCACATGAACGTAGCAAAGCACTTCAGCCGTTACCTCCAGGGCCGTTTAAGCCCCTACTGGATGCAATCCATAAGCTACAGCAGGAAACCGCTCAGAACAGCCCTATTCGTATTAGAACGGCATTAGTGACCGCTAGAAGCGCCCCCGCTCACGAAAGAGCCATACGAACACTTATGCAGTGGAATATCAGCATCGACGAGGCTATGTTCCTCGGCGGTCTGGAAAAAGGACCATTCCTGAAGGAGTTCGAGCCTGACTTCTTCTTCGATGACCAGACTGGACATTGCGAATCAGCAACACAGGCGGGTCCAGTTGGGCATGTCATTAGTGGCATTGCTAATCAGTCAGAATAA
- a CDS encoding MDR family oxidoreductase, with translation MYRALQINKDDAGYRTELKDLDDSALPEGDVTVQVAWSTLNYKDGLAITGKGPVVRKFPLTPGIDLAGTVLESNHPCWKAGDKVVLNGWGVGETHSGCLAQKARLNGNWLVPLPAAFSERQAMAIGTAGYTAMLCVMALEKHGVKPSDGEILVTGANGGVGSVAIMLLAKLGYTVIASTGRPEEAPHLKALGAAGIIDRKELSEPGKPLGKERWAGVVDSVGSNTLANACATTKYAGAVAACGLAGGADFPSTVMPFILRGITLYGIDSVMAPIERRVEAWQRLARDLDIAKLEANTTEIGLQEAIDVAARLLEGKVRGRVVVDVNR, from the coding sequence ATGTACCGCGCCCTACAGATCAATAAAGATGACGCTGGCTATCGCACCGAGTTAAAAGATCTCGATGATTCCGCATTGCCAGAAGGCGATGTGACCGTGCAGGTAGCCTGGAGCACACTGAATTACAAGGATGGCTTGGCCATCACCGGCAAAGGCCCGGTTGTGCGCAAGTTTCCGTTAACACCGGGCATTGATCTGGCCGGTACGGTTCTTGAAAGTAACCACCCGTGCTGGAAAGCCGGAGACAAAGTGGTGCTCAATGGCTGGGGCGTGGGTGAAACGCATAGTGGTTGTCTGGCGCAGAAGGCCCGATTGAACGGTAACTGGCTGGTACCGCTACCAGCAGCCTTTAGCGAACGTCAGGCCATGGCCATTGGCACGGCCGGTTATACCGCCATGCTGTGTGTAATGGCGCTGGAAAAGCATGGCGTCAAACCAAGCGATGGCGAGATCTTGGTCACCGGCGCCAATGGTGGCGTAGGCAGTGTTGCCATCATGCTGCTGGCCAAGCTGGGTTATACGGTCATCGCTTCTACGGGGCGCCCGGAAGAAGCGCCGCACCTGAAAGCCTTGGGCGCAGCAGGAATTATTGATCGTAAAGAATTGTCCGAACCGGGCAAGCCATTGGGCAAAGAGCGTTGGGCCGGTGTCGTTGACTCCGTTGGTAGTAACACGCTGGCTAATGCCTGTGCCACCACTAAATATGCCGGTGCCGTAGCTGCCTGTGGTCTGGCCGGTGGTGCGGATTTCCCGTCAACGGTAATGCCATTCATTCTGCGTGGCATCACGCTTTACGGCATTGATAGTGTGATGGCGCCGATCGAGCGCCGTGTAGAAGCCTGGCAACGATTGGCACGCGATCTTGATATCGCCAAGCTCGAGGCGAATACCACAGAGATCGGTCTGCAAGAGGCGATTGACGTTGCCGCCAGACTGCTTGAAGGTAAAGTGCGCGGCCGTGTAGTGGTTGACGTCAATCGATAG
- a CDS encoding DUF1643 domain-containing protein, with protein MYDIYESAQNDQWRFSLGKGGSNPLLVIGLNPSTATQEKSDTTVAKVERVAKSNGYDGFVMLNLYPVRATEYQELPHVANQAAYRQNLEAIEAIVAAEKQAAIWAAWGESIKARCYFTEAIRELSARLVAYNPTYLHFGPLTQEGHPRHPSRLDYSWSLAPFEISTYSERLK; from the coding sequence ATGTACGATATTTACGAGAGTGCCCAAAACGACCAGTGGCGATTCTCCCTGGGCAAAGGCGGCTCTAACCCATTGCTTGTGATTGGCCTAAACCCAAGCACCGCCACGCAGGAGAAATCAGACACCACCGTAGCTAAGGTTGAACGCGTTGCTAAATCCAACGGTTACGATGGCTTCGTTATGCTCAACCTGTACCCGGTCAGAGCCACCGAATATCAGGAACTTCCCCATGTCGCTAACCAAGCTGCCTATCGCCAGAATCTGGAGGCAATCGAAGCCATAGTGGCGGCAGAGAAACAAGCGGCTATCTGGGCTGCATGGGGTGAAAGCATCAAAGCCAGGTGCTACTTTACTGAGGCCATCCGGGAGCTGTCTGCACGACTTGTCGCATACAACCCAACTTATCTGCACTTTGGCCCCCTCACACAAGAAGGTCACCCCAGACACCCATCACGGCTTGACTACTCATGGAGCCTAGCCCCATTCGAGATAAGCACTTATAGCGAAAGGCTCAAATAG
- a CDS encoding tyrosine-type recombinase/integrase, with translation MEKQEIRDFSHKTITGIKVPGDYRDLYSDVAGLLLRVRVSKKSGLNKSWLYVYTLPGSGGKRDSISLGVFPAVGVAEAREKVREYSKSLREGTNPKTQRDQERAEIAKNVQRQTFRHVAKDYWNTHHKTWKNEKVRAQWIDSWMENYTFPHIGSLDVADIRLNDVVKVLKPVWIDKHATARKINQAIGSVLEYAVAKGWRDEDLVNPSKQKERLVHLLARVKHVKEHMPSLHYEDGPKFYADLKQHLLRTDSTGGYLSLEFLVLTGLRTDNLLTLEWDDIDLKKKLVNVPARKMKGGTKDFSYPLIDRCIEILKLRKQITGGTSFVFTGRNAEQMSSGAMLEAVKVICGVKGIKRTDPKYKPKYTDRQSDRRIVPHGFRSTIFSWAEDHGYKLEDCEAIIAHTKGDQNLAAYARGNKLKIRREIMEAYYSFLCPP, from the coding sequence ATGGAAAAGCAGGAAATACGGGACTTCTCGCACAAAACAATCACCGGAATCAAGGTACCGGGAGACTACAGAGATCTGTACTCCGATGTCGCAGGACTTTTACTACGTGTGCGTGTATCGAAAAAATCCGGTCTGAATAAAAGCTGGCTATACGTGTATACCCTACCCGGCTCTGGCGGCAAACGGGATTCTATTTCCCTTGGCGTGTTCCCGGCCGTAGGCGTAGCCGAAGCCCGCGAAAAGGTCCGTGAGTACAGCAAATCTTTGCGCGAAGGAACCAACCCGAAGACACAACGCGACCAGGAACGCGCCGAAATCGCCAAAAATGTTCAGCGACAGACATTTCGCCATGTTGCAAAAGACTACTGGAATACGCACCATAAGACATGGAAGAACGAGAAAGTGCGCGCCCAGTGGATAGACAGCTGGATGGAAAACTACACTTTCCCCCATATCGGGTCGCTGGATGTAGCCGATATTCGACTTAATGACGTTGTCAAAGTGCTGAAGCCAGTCTGGATCGACAAGCATGCGACTGCCCGAAAAATCAACCAAGCGATTGGCAGCGTCCTTGAGTATGCCGTTGCCAAGGGATGGCGAGACGAAGACCTCGTTAATCCAAGCAAGCAAAAAGAACGACTCGTTCACCTACTGGCCCGGGTTAAACACGTTAAGGAGCACATGCCGTCCCTTCATTATGAAGATGGCCCAAAATTTTATGCTGACTTGAAGCAGCATCTACTAAGAACGGATTCGACGGGCGGCTACCTCAGCCTGGAGTTTCTGGTTCTAACAGGGTTACGTACTGACAACCTCCTCACCCTTGAATGGGATGACATCGACCTAAAGAAAAAGCTCGTCAACGTCCCCGCCAGAAAGATGAAGGGAGGAACCAAGGATTTCAGCTACCCGTTGATTGACCGCTGCATTGAAATCCTCAAGCTCCGCAAACAAATCACCGGCGGCACAAGCTTTGTTTTCACCGGCCGCAATGCTGAACAGATGAGTAGCGGCGCAATGCTGGAAGCCGTTAAAGTCATTTGTGGCGTCAAAGGCATCAAGAGAACCGATCCCAAATACAAGCCCAAATATACGGATCGACAGTCTGATCGACGGATCGTACCGCATGGCTTTCGCAGCACCATCTTCTCGTGGGCCGAAGATCACGGGTACAAACTAGAAGATTGCGAGGCCATCATTGCGCACACCAAGGGTGACCAAAACCTGGCAGCCTACGCCCGAGGCAACAAGTTGAAAATCCGCCGCGAAATCATGGAGGCGTATTACAGCTTCCTATGTCCACCATGA
- a CDS encoding HEPN domain-containing protein: protein MTVPSAKSLFLERMHALETSTSIEAVTNKTLADKAHNDVAKMLRNGLAVVGFAALEDFVKSRTSEVLSEIGSSGVPFRDLPEGLRVATTYEAITALSYQLSLRPKTDRISYFQDHAQKLASTASTAYDLTPLAFGYSQANLQEDVVRDILKSFLITDPWGQMTQLASRLGLVALPLNETFKGAALRRHRAAHVAHADTPQTDLAQYVKEALAIAIGFDTLLSRSLGCIRTHDQNYLAGRTPISSTSIKIRSIRNAGAVWKEFIEGRRKAVKVETDLSPLLTAARTRAISANDLLVQFGKRGEVVLWECN, encoded by the coding sequence ATGACTGTGCCGTCCGCAAAGTCACTATTTCTTGAGCGAATGCATGCTCTTGAAACTTCTACTTCAATCGAGGCTGTAACAAATAAGACGCTGGCTGATAAGGCCCATAACGATGTGGCGAAGATGCTGAGAAACGGATTGGCTGTGGTGGGGTTCGCAGCATTGGAAGATTTTGTTAAGTCAAGAACATCTGAGGTCCTTAGCGAAATAGGATCAAGCGGTGTTCCATTTCGCGATCTTCCAGAAGGATTGAGAGTTGCCACAACATACGAGGCTATAACGGCTCTTTCATACCAACTTTCTCTCAGACCAAAGACAGATCGCATCTCCTATTTCCAAGATCATGCGCAGAAGTTGGCTTCTACCGCATCAACCGCATATGACCTAACACCTCTTGCTTTTGGCTACTCCCAAGCTAATTTACAAGAAGATGTGGTGCGGGACATACTGAAAAGCTTCTTGATCACCGATCCTTGGGGACAGATGACACAATTGGCATCACGACTTGGTCTTGTCGCTCTTCCGCTGAACGAAACATTTAAGGGGGCAGCATTACGGCGCCACCGTGCCGCACATGTAGCGCACGCCGATACACCACAGACTGATTTGGCACAGTATGTAAAAGAGGCACTGGCTATTGCAATTGGCTTTGACACATTACTTTCTCGTTCACTAGGTTGTATTCGAACACATGATCAGAACTATCTTGCAGGCCGTACTCCAATAAGCTCGACGTCAATCAAGATACGAAGCATTAGGAATGCTGGTGCGGTCTGGAAGGAGTTCATCGAAGGCAGACGCAAAGCAGTAAAAGTTGAGACAGATCTATCCCCATTGCTCACGGCGGCACGTACCCGTGCAATATCCGCCAATGATTTACTTGTTCAGTTTGGAAAAAGAGGGGAAGTTGTGCTTTGGGAGTGCAACTAA